One window from the genome of Mastacembelus armatus chromosome 18, fMasArm1.2, whole genome shotgun sequence encodes:
- the pfdn2 gene encoding prefoldin subunit 2, with the protein MAANSSSTGSKSSNSGGGKQSGPSAEQVVATFQRMRQEQRSMASKAAELEMEINEHSLVIDTLKEVDPSRKCFRLVGGVLVERTVKEVLPALENNKEQISKIIESINTQMQAKGRELTEYRERYNIRLVGEGEGETQGQSASSSRDNEGGASKSGAGVLVS; encoded by the exons ATGGCAGCCAACAGTAGCAGCACGGGTAGTAAATCCAGTAACAGCGGCGGAGGAAAACAGTCCGGCCCTTCAGCCGAACAG GTGGTGGCAACATTTCAGAGGATGCGCCAGGAACAGCGCAGTATGGCGTCTAAAGCCGCAGAGTTGGAGATGGAGATTAATGAGCACAG CTTAGTAATTGACACGCTGAAGGAAGTGGATCCTTCAAGGAAATGCTTTCGTCTAGTCGGAGGAGTGTTGGTGGAGAGGACAGTAAAAGAAGTTTTACCGGCCttggaaaacaacaaagaacAG ATCTCCAAAATAATTGAGTCCatcaacacacaaatgcaggcAAAAGGACGGGAACTCACAGAATACAGGGAACGCTACAATATCCGGCTGGTGGGAGAGGGTGAAGGCGAAACACAAGGCCAGTCAGCATCATCATCCAGGGACAACGAAGGAGGCGCTTCCAAAAGTGGGGCTGGTGTATTAGTATCATAG
- the b4gat1 gene encoding beta-1,4-glucuronyltransferase 1, whose protein sequence is MHLSKKCSAFKVVLSALLIVALLQLIYLSFLSKFHGKQQRYRYSELFGGSGAKKNAHPEKNSRKERLRYSLSTGGIFDNSGQYRVYKNLIKSDFTTNQKPGSDPGSNVLALATHTTINNLHHLESLVERWQNPLSVAIFAHGQDVKIATALVYALSFFCPQIQALVDFHLVCLSGEMASFPEQDREHFAGLEDCTSVFSRLETHSDTYKNYAISGNVSYPNNLLRNVARGGTESSYILVIDIDMMPSADLHQQFLAMIMRREPASDEVFVLPAFEIRHARKMPATKAELVQLYQVGEVRPFYEELCPRCQAPTNYSQWVNSHVRGTGTLEVAYTLTWVDPWEPFYIGPRTVPLYDENFKQYGFNRISQACELHVAGYRFPVLSSAFVVHRGFKIQGEFHARKDEENKRNRVLFRSFKEGLKTKYPSSTRRC, encoded by the exons ATGCATCTCTCCAAGAAATGTTCCGCCTTCAAAGTGGTGCTGAGTGCTCTGCTGATCGTGGCGCTCCTGCAGCTTATATATCTGTCCTTCTTGTCAAAATTTCACGGTAAGCAGCAGCGGTATCGATACTCTGAGCTCTTTGGAGGCTCTGGAGCAAAGAAAAATGCGCACCCCGAGAAAAATTCGCGGAAGGAGCGTCTGAGGTACTCTCTGTCTACTGGTGGGATCTTCGACAACAGTGGGCAGTACCGGGTGTACAAAAACTTGATCAAAAGTGATTTCACCACAAATCAGAAACCAGGATCCGACCCCGGCTCAAATGTCCTGGCTTTAGCCACTCACACGACCATCAACAACCTGCATCACCTGGAATCTCTCGTGGAAAGATGGCAGAACCCACTCTCTGTGGCCATATTCGCACATGGGCAAGATGTCAAGATTGCCACAGCTCTGGTCTATGCACTCAGCTTCTTCTGCCCTCAGATCCAAGCCCTGGTGGACTTCCACCTGGTCTGCCTCTCAGGAGAGATGGCCAGTTTCCCTGAGCAGGACCGTGAGCATTTTGCAGGGCTTGAGGACTGTACCTCAGTATTTTCTAGACTGGAAACCCACAGTGATACATACAAGAACTATGCCATCAGTGGAAATGTCTCCTACCCCAACAACCTTCTTCGTAATGTAGCCCGGGGTGGCACAGAGTCCTCTTACATCCTGGTCATTGACATCGATATGATGCCAAGTGCTGACCTGCACCAGCAGTTCTTGGCCATGATCATGAGGCGTGAGCCAGCAAGTGATGAAGTATTTGTGTTGCCTGCTTTTGAGATCCGCCACGCCAGGAAGATGCCTGCCACCAAGGCTGAGCTGGTCCAGCTCTACCAGGTAGGTGAAGTCCGTCCGTTTTATGAAGAGCTGTGTCCTCGCTGTCAGGCCCCCACCAACTACTCACAGTGGGTTAACAGCCACGTCAGAGGCACAGGCACCCTGGAAGTTGCCTACACACTCACCTGGGTGGACCCTTGGGAGCCTTTCTACATTGGTCCCCGCACCGTGCCCCTCTATGATGAGAACTTCAAGCAATATGGTTTCAATCGTATCAGTCAG GCCTGTGAGCTCCATGTAGCTGGATACAGGTTTCCTGTGTTGAGCTCAGCCTTCGTGGTGCACCGGGGCTTCAAAATACAGGGGGAGTTCCATGCCAGGAAAGATGAGGAGAACAAACGCAACCGTGTTCTGTTTCGCAGCTTCAAAGAGGGCCTGAAAACCAAATATCCATCCTCCACTCGACGATGCTGA